From Haloarcula sp. CBA1127, a single genomic window includes:
- a CDS encoding NAD(P)H-binding protein: MHVLVTGATGFVGSHLVPALLAAGHSVRALVRDPSEYDPPDGIDVAAGDLLDAGSFDAALAGVDVAYYLVHSMRAGSDYAERDRRAARNFRQAADEAGVDRVVYLGGLGEEDETLSKHLRSRREVEFILREGASDLTTFRAAIIIGAGSASFRMIRELATRLPVLVTPRWVRTDCHPIAIDDVIVYLIDVLDTPETAGETYEIGGPEVLTYAEILRRTGRIMGTGEPKIVPIPVLTPKLSAYWVGLLTDVPSSVARPLIHGLKTPVVADTEAAQAQFSVAPTSFGDAVKLALSEPRSRNAARAAAATGGAGR; the protein is encoded by the coding sequence ATGCATGTGCTCGTGACCGGTGCGACGGGGTTCGTCGGGAGCCATCTCGTCCCGGCGCTCCTCGCGGCCGGCCACAGCGTCCGGGCGCTCGTTCGCGACCCGAGCGAGTACGACCCGCCCGACGGCATCGACGTGGCGGCGGGTGACCTACTCGACGCAGGCAGTTTCGACGCCGCCCTCGCGGGGGTCGACGTCGCGTACTATCTGGTCCATTCGATGCGTGCCGGGAGCGACTACGCCGAGCGGGACCGGCGGGCAGCGCGGAACTTTCGTCAGGCGGCTGACGAGGCCGGTGTCGACCGGGTCGTCTACCTCGGCGGCCTCGGCGAGGAGGACGAGACGCTGTCCAAGCACCTCCGGTCACGCCGTGAGGTCGAGTTTATTCTCCGAGAAGGAGCGTCCGACCTGACGACGTTCCGGGCGGCCATCATCATCGGCGCGGGCTCGGCCAGCTTTCGAATGATACGCGAGCTAGCGACGCGGCTGCCAGTGCTGGTGACGCCGCGTTGGGTCCGGACCGACTGCCACCCCATCGCTATCGACGACGTCATCGTGTACCTCATCGACGTGCTCGACACACCCGAAACAGCCGGCGAAACGTACGAAATCGGCGGGCCGGAGGTACTGACCTACGCGGAGATACTTCGGCGGACAGGGCGAATCATGGGCACGGGCGAGCCGAAAATCGTGCCGATACCGGTGTTAACGCCGAAGCTGTCCGCGTACTGGGTCGGTCTACTGACCGACGTACCATCGAGCGTCGCCCGGCCGCTCATCCACGGGCTGAAGACGCCAGTGGTCGCGGACACCGAGGCCGCTCAGGCACAGTTCTCCGTTGCCCCGACATCGTTCGGGGATGCGGTCAAGCTAGCCCTCAGCGAGCCACGGAGTCGAAACGCAGCACGGGCGGCCGCGGCCACGGGTGGTGCGGGCAGATGA
- a CDS encoding 60S ribosomal export protein NMD3 yields the protein MSRSGEFCPRCGDEIPEGTDERPELAGAGGQRNSEHVLCDACYFEEFDLVDAPDTIQVRVCSRCGAVHKGNRWVDIGAEDYTDIAVEQVSEALGIHVDAQSVAWQVAPEQLDKNNIRMHAEFSGVIRETPVTEEVTVPVRISRQTCKRCGKIAGGSFASIVQVRADSRDPTDDERERAEEIAEEYIAAREETGDRNAFITETKSVDDGLDMKISTNQMGLGIAKRITAQLGGSYSDSRRLISEDEDGQELYRMTYAVRLPRYRQGEVIDPEDGDGPVLVRSVQGNLKGVRLATGEDYEASFEDGETPDARRLGFREDAQTTTLVAVEDANAVQVLDPETFESKTVPRPDYLDTDADEVPVLKSHAGLHILPDADADTDE from the coding sequence ATGAGCCGGTCGGGAGAGTTCTGTCCACGCTGCGGTGACGAGATACCGGAGGGCACTGACGAGCGCCCGGAGCTTGCGGGTGCTGGCGGCCAGCGCAACTCCGAGCACGTCCTCTGTGACGCCTGCTACTTCGAGGAGTTCGACCTGGTGGACGCCCCCGACACGATTCAGGTGCGGGTCTGTTCACGGTGTGGCGCGGTCCACAAGGGGAACCGCTGGGTCGACATCGGCGCAGAGGACTACACGGACATCGCCGTCGAGCAGGTCAGCGAAGCACTGGGTATCCACGTCGACGCACAGTCGGTCGCCTGGCAGGTCGCTCCCGAGCAACTCGACAAGAACAACATCCGGATGCACGCGGAGTTCTCCGGTGTCATCCGCGAGACGCCGGTTACCGAGGAGGTCACCGTCCCCGTTCGCATCTCCCGGCAGACGTGCAAGCGCTGTGGGAAAATCGCCGGCGGTTCCTTCGCCAGTATCGTGCAGGTGCGGGCCGACAGCCGCGATCCGACCGACGACGAGCGAGAGCGCGCCGAGGAGATCGCGGAGGAGTACATCGCCGCCCGTGAGGAAACGGGCGACCGCAACGCATTCATTACCGAGACCAAGTCCGTCGACGACGGGCTGGACATGAAGATCTCGACCAATCAGATGGGGCTGGGCATCGCCAAGCGCATCACCGCCCAGCTCGGCGGCTCGTACTCCGATTCGCGGCGTCTCATCTCCGAGGACGAGGATGGTCAGGAGCTGTACCGGATGACCTACGCCGTCCGCCTGCCCCGCTATCGACAGGGCGAGGTAATCGACCCGGAGGACGGCGACGGGCCGGTGCTGGTCCGCTCGGTCCAGGGGAACCTCAAGGGCGTCCGTCTGGCGACCGGCGAGGACTACGAAGCCAGTTTCGAGGACGGCGAGACCCCCGACGCCCGGCGGCTGGGGTTCCGCGAGGACGCCCAGACGACGACTCTCGTCGCCGTCGAGGACGCCAATGCCGTCCAGGTGCTTGATCCCGAGACCTTCGAGAGCAAGACCGTCCCCCGACCGGACTATCTCGACACCGACGCCGACGAGGTGCCGGTGCTGAAGAGTCATGCGGGGTTGCACATTCTCCCCGATGCCGACGCGGATACCGATGAGTGA
- a CDS encoding NAD(P)-dependent oxidoreductase, whose protein sequence is MTDTVVVTGGRGRSGRWICDHLAGEYHVVCVDRDHPGWEIPTREHIDFKAVDVTEGVEVRDLFSEIDPDAVVHWAALPAPERHAGTRVFDTNVSATYNVIDAAGRAGADVVWASSESAYGLAFAEETPLPAYLPIDESHPTAPEDPYGTSKVAGEEVAKMVTRRDGVDVASIRPSWIQYPGEYNCRDVATGDLADGAGNCWSYVDVRDVATAVAAALDADLGGHEAFNVAAAENYVGRPTAELVKEQWNERPAECKLDGDQSALSTAKAQGLLDWEPEHDWREAVDADVAAPTLTGE, encoded by the coding sequence ATGACCGACACAGTCGTCGTCACTGGTGGGCGCGGACGCTCCGGGCGCTGGATTTGCGACCACCTCGCCGGTGAGTATCACGTCGTCTGCGTGGACCGTGACCACCCCGGCTGGGAAATTCCGACGCGGGAGCACATTGATTTCAAGGCTGTTGACGTGACTGAAGGAGTGGAGGTCCGGGACCTCTTTAGCGAGATCGACCCGGACGCCGTCGTCCACTGGGCTGCGTTGCCAGCACCGGAGCGCCACGCGGGCACGCGAGTGTTCGACACTAACGTTTCGGCGACGTACAACGTCATTGACGCCGCAGGTCGTGCGGGCGCAGACGTCGTCTGGGCGTCCTCCGAGAGCGCCTACGGGCTGGCCTTCGCCGAGGAAACGCCGCTCCCGGCGTATCTCCCGATAGACGAATCCCATCCGACCGCGCCGGAGGACCCGTACGGCACGTCGAAGGTCGCCGGCGAAGAGGTGGCGAAGATGGTCACCCGGCGCGACGGCGTCGACGTTGCTTCGATACGGCCGTCGTGGATTCAGTACCCCGGCGAGTACAACTGTCGGGACGTGGCCACGGGCGACCTCGCCGACGGCGCGGGTAACTGCTGGTCGTATGTCGACGTGCGCGACGTGGCGACGGCCGTCGCGGCAGCGCTCGATGCCGACCTCGGCGGGCACGAGGCGTTCAACGTCGCCGCCGCCGAGAACTACGTCGGCCGGCCGACGGCTGAACTCGTCAAGGAGCAGTGGAATGAGCGTCCCGCGGAGTGTAAGCTGGACGGCGATCAGTCGGCGCTCTCGACGGCGAAAGCACAGGGGCTGTTGGACTGGGAGCCCGAACACGATTGGCGTGAGGCCGTCGACGCCGACGTTGCAGCGCCAACTCTCACGGGCGAGTAA
- a CDS encoding S9 family peptidase — protein sequence MDDLPADAVYDFRRPTDVAVSPDGEYVAIVVSEAAPAEDEFLQSVFVVPTDGSRDPHRLSRASGAWNVEWSPDGSQLGMVMVRDDDLVLRVGRDNDGELGESDTETDDETAEANDPGADDGPKPQVWVYDLELGGDARQVTQQEHGVRDFDWGPAGERLVVSARDPTDEEQAYLEQRQENGPIETERLQHKFDGEGWLDTVTTYLFVVDVDTRQEHRLDDAHGGGIFESMFGLQPAWHPTDDRVAFCAYHGENGDDTNVYDVHIADIESDEVEQVTSGEYSAVEPTWSPDGERLAFGAQNPENPYVPGDVCVAEAPDDYRVVTADLDRTISRPGAPTWVDDTTLLASIGDKGWTRFVRLDATGGHERVFDRQRNDEAHRQFDVGGGTVAAVRSHSSEGVDVYAMPVDGLDVDDDGPDPRRQLTALNDGVLAEYAHPETTRLTVESDDGIEVECIAHHSPEFDPLDPDPRPTLLWIHGGPMAYDEPNFDLSTSFWTTRGYLVLHVNYRGSTSYGRSFCESLRGAWNGVEVEDLLAGVDAVVERGWADPDRLFAGGFSQGAVNTAYLVTRTDRFAAGLAEHGIYDMRSVFGTDDSHKWFEHDYGVPWENPDAYEAASSITEVDDIETPLLLTAGGEDWRCPPTQSEQLYRSLKKRDVDSKLVVYPDEHHNVGDPDRAIHRLETLDEWVARFDPGREGGGAATEDSASDAL from the coding sequence ATGGACGACCTCCCCGCGGATGCGGTCTATGACTTTCGGCGTCCCACGGATGTCGCGGTCTCTCCGGACGGCGAGTACGTTGCCATCGTCGTCTCCGAGGCCGCCCCTGCAGAAGACGAATTCCTCCAGTCTGTCTTCGTCGTGCCTACCGACGGCAGTCGCGACCCACATCGGTTGAGCCGTGCCTCAGGTGCCTGGAACGTCGAATGGTCGCCTGACGGGTCACAACTGGGTATGGTGATGGTTCGTGACGACGACCTGGTACTCCGCGTCGGTCGCGATAACGATGGCGAGCTTGGCGAATCGGACACTGAGACGGACGACGAGACGGCCGAGGCGAACGACCCTGGCGCCGACGATGGACCCAAACCGCAGGTCTGGGTGTACGACCTCGAACTGGGTGGTGACGCACGACAGGTGACCCAACAAGAACACGGCGTTCGTGACTTCGACTGGGGACCGGCGGGCGAACGGCTCGTCGTATCGGCGCGCGACCCGACGGACGAGGAACAGGCATACCTCGAACAGCGCCAGGAAAACGGCCCGATAGAAACTGAACGCCTCCAGCACAAGTTCGACGGCGAGGGCTGGCTCGATACGGTGACGACCTACCTGTTCGTCGTCGATGTCGACACACGCCAAGAGCACCGTCTCGACGACGCCCACGGCGGCGGGATATTCGAATCGATGTTCGGTCTCCAGCCCGCCTGGCACCCGACGGACGACCGAGTCGCCTTCTGTGCGTACCACGGCGAGAACGGCGACGATACGAACGTCTATGATGTTCACATCGCCGACATCGAGAGCGATGAGGTCGAACAGGTGACTTCAGGGGAGTACTCGGCGGTTGAACCGACCTGGAGTCCCGATGGCGAGCGCCTCGCGTTTGGTGCACAAAACCCCGAGAACCCGTACGTACCCGGTGACGTCTGCGTGGCCGAGGCCCCGGACGACTACCGCGTCGTCACCGCGGACCTCGACCGAACGATTAGCCGGCCTGGCGCACCGACGTGGGTAGACGATACGACACTGCTTGCGAGTATCGGTGACAAAGGGTGGACCAGATTCGTTCGCCTCGACGCGACGGGCGGCCACGAACGTGTCTTCGACCGACAGCGAAACGACGAAGCACACCGCCAGTTCGACGTCGGTGGCGGAACGGTCGCGGCAGTTCGAAGTCATTCTTCAGAGGGGGTGGATGTCTACGCAATGCCCGTCGACGGACTCGACGTCGATGATGACGGGCCAGACCCGCGGCGGCAACTCACTGCACTCAACGATGGCGTCCTTGCGGAGTATGCGCACCCGGAGACGACCCGGCTCACCGTCGAAAGTGACGATGGGATCGAGGTCGAATGTATCGCCCACCACTCCCCGGAGTTCGATCCGCTCGATCCGGACCCTCGTCCGACGCTGTTGTGGATCCACGGTGGCCCGATGGCCTACGACGAGCCGAATTTCGATCTCAGTACGAGCTTCTGGACGACGCGCGGGTATCTCGTCTTGCACGTCAATTACCGGGGCTCGACCTCTTACGGTCGGTCGTTCTGTGAATCGTTACGTGGAGCCTGGAACGGCGTCGAGGTTGAGGACCTGCTCGCAGGCGTCGACGCAGTGGTTGAGCGCGGTTGGGCGGACCCCGACCGACTCTTCGCTGGTGGGTTCTCCCAGGGCGCTGTCAACACTGCATATCTCGTTACCCGCACTGACCGATTCGCCGCAGGTCTCGCCGAACATGGCATCTACGATATGCGCTCGGTGTTCGGTACCGACGACTCCCACAAGTGGTTCGAACACGATTACGGCGTCCCCTGGGAGAACCCCGATGCGTACGAGGCGGCTTCGTCGATTACCGAAGTCGACGACATCGAGACCCCGCTGCTTCTCACCGCCGGTGGAGAGGACTGGCGCTGTCCGCCGACCCAGTCCGAGCAACTGTACCGTTCGCTCAAGAAACGTGACGTCGATTCGAAGCTCGTCGTCTACCCCGACGAACACCACAACGTCGGTGACCCAGACCGGGCGATACACCGCCTCGAAACGCTTGATGAATGGGTTGCCCGATTCGACCCCGGTCGGGAGGGAGGCGGTGCCGCGACCGAAGATTCGGCTAGCGACGCTCTGTGA
- a CDS encoding ATP-dependent DNA helicase, which yields MYPARITDEFPAPSYRGNQKQALADIRAAFERGKDVVLVRAPTGSGKSLLARAIAGCARTAGDAAAEQVIDAYYTTPQVSQLDDVAEDALLEDLCVIRGKNNYDCILPGETDTPVNQAPCVRERKFDCQVKHRCPYFSDRAIASNRRIAAMTLAYFMQTAGSDVFGKRDVVVIDEAHGLGEWAEMYATIDLSPQSIPMWNDIDVPDIDGLDEAVAFTERVEHLAERRVKELRKKAELTGEEVAERDSLNTLRQDLGWFREDYTDTESATTWVVDQADGEHAPVTIKPMNPERYLKHTVWDRGNRFALLSATILNKEAFCANVGLDPDNVALVEVGHTFPVENRPLYNVAQGKMTYEHRDDTLPDIARTIVRIMARHTDEKGLIHCHSYAIQEQLKTLLDDFGVGARVRTHDKEGRDGALSAWKRSDNPDVFLSVKMEEALDLEGDLCRWQVLCKAPYPNTRDSRVAQRLEDDQWGWYYRTALRTVIQACGRVVRAPDDYGATYLADSSLLDLFERAEHDMPDWFRAQVDRLSEPDLPRFAPDQALSALSSGTKRRHDRSRSRSGNGNHPLSDVWD from the coding sequence GTGTACCCCGCACGGATTACCGACGAGTTCCCGGCCCCGTCCTACCGGGGCAACCAGAAGCAGGCTCTGGCTGATATCCGTGCGGCCTTTGAGCGCGGCAAGGACGTTGTCCTCGTTCGCGCACCGACCGGTAGCGGCAAATCGTTGCTCGCTCGGGCCATCGCCGGGTGTGCCCGGACTGCCGGCGATGCCGCCGCTGAACAGGTCATCGACGCCTACTACACCACGCCACAGGTCTCGCAACTTGACGATGTGGCTGAGGACGCCCTGCTGGAGGACCTCTGTGTCATCCGCGGGAAGAACAACTACGACTGTATCCTCCCCGGTGAGACTGACACGCCGGTGAATCAGGCCCCGTGCGTGCGCGAACGGAAGTTCGATTGTCAGGTCAAGCACCGCTGCCCGTACTTCTCGGACCGTGCCATCGCCTCGAACCGGCGCATCGCTGCGATGACGCTGGCGTATTTTATGCAGACCGCTGGCAGCGACGTGTTCGGCAAGCGCGACGTGGTCGTCATCGACGAGGCCCACGGTCTGGGCGAATGGGCGGAGATGTACGCCACTATTGACCTCTCGCCGCAGTCCATCCCGATGTGGAACGATATCGACGTGCCTGACATCGACGGGCTAGACGAAGCCGTCGCCTTCACCGAGCGCGTTGAACATCTCGCCGAACGCCGCGTGAAGGAACTACGAAAGAAGGCGGAACTCACCGGTGAGGAAGTCGCCGAGCGGGACTCGTTGAACACGCTCCGGCAGGACCTCGGGTGGTTCCGCGAGGACTACACCGACACCGAGAGCGCGACCACGTGGGTCGTCGACCAGGCCGACGGCGAGCACGCACCGGTGACGATCAAGCCGATGAACCCGGAGCGATACCTCAAACACACCGTCTGGGACCGTGGCAATCGCTTTGCCCTGTTGTCGGCGACCATTCTCAACAAGGAAGCGTTCTGTGCTAACGTCGGTCTCGACCCGGATAACGTCGCACTCGTGGAAGTCGGCCACACCTTCCCCGTCGAGAACCGTCCGTTGTACAACGTCGCTCAGGGGAAGATGACCTACGAGCACCGCGACGACACGCTGCCGGACATCGCCCGCACTATCGTGCGTATCATGGCCCGGCACACGGACGAGAAGGGACTGATTCACTGCCACTCGTATGCTATTCAGGAGCAACTGAAGACCCTCCTTGACGACTTCGGCGTCGGCGCTCGCGTCCGCACCCACGACAAGGAGGGTCGAGACGGAGCGCTGTCCGCCTGGAAGCGCAGCGACAACCCCGACGTGTTCCTTTCGGTGAAGATGGAGGAAGCCCTCGACTTGGAGGGCGACCTCTGTCGCTGGCAGGTGCTGTGCAAGGCTCCCTACCCCAACACTCGCGATTCCCGCGTCGCCCAACGGCTCGAAGACGACCAGTGGGGCTGGTACTACCGGACTGCGCTGCGGACGGTCATTCAGGCCTGTGGCCGTGTCGTCCGTGCGCCTGACGACTACGGCGCGACCTACCTCGCGGACTCGTCGCTGCTTGACCTGTTCGAGCGCGCGGAACACGACATGCCCGACTGGTTCCGTGCCCAGGTCGATCGCCTTTCCGAGCCCGATCTGCCGCGGTTCGCGCCGGACCAGGCGCTCTCGGCGCTCAGCTCGGGCACGAAACGCCGGCACGACCGCTCGCGGTCGCGGTCCGGGAACGGAAATCACCCGCTTTCGGACGTGTGGGACTAA
- a CDS encoding class I SAM-dependent methyltransferase family protein has product MSEDTETADDQQLAVVVHKPRSQVAIESLQAEGVYDDSRSVTEWTADSVAVPVTAPPQETQFREVVRQVGKRRLRTLDDHLRERGWTDAEIDAAPSSWAVLGSVVLVDIGDSPRPAEVGDALLALHGEAETVLARHGISGEHREPSVEVIAGDGDTETVHTEHGTRYAMDLAEVMFSPGNKAERARMGEIVSEERGTRPSERASGEAASEGGERVLDMFAGIGYFTLPMARAGAQVTAVERNPTAFRFLVENVMLNDVDERVHPYRADCRDVVPGFASEGRADRVVMGYYEAHEYLDSALDALAPGGVLHMHEATPDSLVFDRPIERLEAAAAEADRDVEVLDTRRVKEYSEGVAHVVVDARVR; this is encoded by the coding sequence ATGAGTGAGGACACGGAGACAGCGGACGACCAGCAGCTAGCCGTCGTTGTCCACAAACCTCGCTCACAGGTCGCTATCGAGTCCCTGCAAGCCGAGGGCGTCTACGACGACTCCAGAAGTGTGACAGAGTGGACCGCGGACAGCGTCGCCGTCCCGGTGACGGCCCCACCACAGGAGACGCAGTTCCGGGAGGTCGTCCGGCAGGTCGGGAAGCGCCGCCTCCGAACGCTCGACGACCACCTCCGGGAGCGCGGCTGGACCGACGCGGAAATCGATGCCGCCCCGAGTTCCTGGGCCGTCCTTGGCTCCGTCGTGCTGGTCGACATCGGCGACAGCCCCCGGCCAGCAGAAGTCGGCGACGCGCTGTTGGCGCTTCACGGCGAGGCCGAGACGGTGCTAGCCCGCCACGGCATCTCCGGCGAGCATCGCGAACCCAGCGTCGAGGTCATCGCCGGCGACGGCGACACCGAGACGGTCCACACCGAACACGGCACGCGCTACGCGATGGACCTCGCAGAAGTGATGTTTTCGCCCGGCAACAAAGCCGAGCGGGCGCGGATGGGCGAAATCGTCAGCGAGGAGCGGGGGACCAGGCCCTCGGAACGGGCGAGCGGTGAAGCCGCGAGCGAGGGCGGCGAGCGCGTACTGGACATGTTCGCCGGCATCGGCTATTTCACACTCCCGATGGCTCGCGCCGGCGCACAGGTCACCGCCGTCGAGCGCAATCCCACGGCGTTTCGCTTTCTGGTCGAGAACGTCATGCTGAACGACGTGGACGAGCGCGTACACCCGTATCGGGCTGACTGTCGAGATGTCGTGCCGGGCTTTGCCAGCGAGGGGCGCGCCGACCGAGTCGTGATGGGCTACTACGAGGCACACGAGTACCTCGACAGCGCGCTTGACGCGCTCGCGCCCGGCGGCGTCCTCCACATGCACGAAGCGACACCAGATTCGCTCGTGTTCGACCGCCCGATAGAACGGCTAGAAGCGGCTGCCGCCGAAGCCGACCGGGATGTCGAAGTTCTGGACACCCGGCGCGTCAAGGAGTACAGCGAAGGCGTCGCCCACGTCGTCGTGGACGCTCGGGTACGGTAG
- a CDS encoding DUF5786 family protein, which produces MSMGAYDDDEHERRERKNSEVELSEDDDRSTYHGSVDYDGDESTEELLDQFKQINSD; this is translated from the coding sequence ATGTCGATGGGAGCGTACGACGACGACGAACACGAACGCCGTGAGCGCAAGAACAGCGAGGTCGAACTGTCGGAAGACGACGACCGGAGTACATACCACGGGAGCGTCGACTACGACGGTGACGAGTCGACAGAAGAGCTGCTCGACCAGTTCAAGCAGATTAACTCCGACTGA
- a CDS encoding CPBP family intramembrane glutamic endopeptidase: MSPNSPEQRDSQATASMAERAASGLRWPVWNSADRRVRALLRAVLPAVLSFLALAALQSVVRARFAHPVREPIEAAGIGAILVATVFVSARLLDRRSVGEYGLSLDRRWWQSFAVGGAIATVINAGALAVAVGAGWATVVGIAEGSGDLPFLPAMGVVFAYVALASAWEEVVFRGAMLKNLAEGTDELVPRWAAVGLAVLLSALVFAFLHGGKIDHPSQYGYYLLAGLVLSGAYVLTGDLALPIGFHVWYNFTQSAVFGLGHSQQTPELLAVEIVGPPRWVGEEGVVFTVFAVIGGLLILAYVRWRDGHLRIDERVTQWTPRSERET, from the coding sequence ATGTCACCGAATTCACCGGAGCAAAGAGACAGCCAAGCGACCGCGAGCATGGCCGAGCGGGCCGCCTCGGGACTCCGCTGGCCGGTCTGGAACAGTGCAGACAGGAGGGTCAGAGCGCTGCTGCGTGCAGTGCTTCCGGCGGTGTTGTCGTTTCTGGCCCTCGCGGCGCTACAGTCCGTCGTTCGAGCCCGGTTCGCACACCCTGTCCGAGAACCGATCGAAGCGGCCGGGATCGGGGCAATTCTCGTCGCCACAGTGTTCGTCAGCGCTCGGCTCCTCGACCGTCGATCCGTCGGCGAGTACGGCCTGTCACTCGACCGCCGCTGGTGGCAGTCGTTCGCCGTCGGCGGCGCGATAGCGACCGTCATCAACGCCGGCGCGCTCGCCGTCGCTGTCGGTGCGGGCTGGGCCACGGTCGTCGGGATCGCGGAGGGATCCGGGGACCTCCCGTTTCTGCCGGCGATGGGCGTCGTCTTCGCGTACGTCGCCCTCGCGTCGGCGTGGGAGGAAGTCGTCTTCCGCGGTGCGATGCTGAAAAACCTCGCCGAGGGGACAGATGAACTGGTCCCGCGGTGGGCGGCGGTCGGGCTCGCGGTGCTCCTGAGTGCGCTCGTCTTCGCCTTCCTGCACGGCGGGAAGATCGATCACCCGAGCCAGTACGGCTACTACCTACTCGCCGGACTCGTCTTGAGCGGTGCGTACGTACTCACCGGCGACCTCGCGCTCCCGATCGGCTTTCACGTCTGGTACAACTTTACCCAAAGCGCGGTGTTCGGTCTCGGCCACTCACAACAAACCCCCGAACTGCTCGCCGTCGAGATCGTCGGTCCACCTCGATGGGTCGGCGAAGAAGGGGTCGTCTTCACTGTCTTTGCTGTCATCGGAGGGCTTCTGATATTGGCATACGTTCGCTGGCGCGACGGCCATCTCAGAATCGACGAGCGCGTGACGCAGTGGACGCCAAGATCCGAGCGGGAGACGTGA
- a CDS encoding SDR family oxidoreductase, which translates to MQILVTGGAGFIGGHLAQRFAADGHDVIVLDNRDPFYDLDIKQHNVDAGQEAARNSDGSYEFIEGDVRDAELVTDLVADADYVYHQAAQAGVRPSVKNPRKYDEVNVDGTLNLLDACRDEGIERFVMASSSSVYGKPQYLPYDEQHPTTPVSPYGASKLAAERYACAYSEVYDLSTVALRYFTVYGPRMRPNMAISNFVSRCHNGEPPVIYGDGTQTRDFTYIEDVIDANMTLLHEDAADGKAVNIGSTDNIEIKTLATEIRDQIDPDLDLIYEERHDADAEHTHAATDRAEELLGYDPDHTIREGVAKFIDWYRDNRDWYEPLVRQS; encoded by the coding sequence ATGCAAATACTGGTCACAGGGGGTGCCGGGTTCATCGGCGGTCACCTGGCACAGCGGTTCGCCGCCGACGGCCACGATGTCATCGTGCTGGACAACCGCGACCCGTTCTACGATCTGGATATCAAGCAACACAACGTCGATGCCGGGCAGGAGGCCGCCCGGAACAGCGACGGGAGCTACGAGTTCATCGAGGGCGACGTACGTGACGCGGAGCTGGTCACAGATCTCGTCGCCGACGCCGACTACGTCTACCATCAAGCCGCCCAGGCCGGCGTCCGCCCGAGCGTCAAGAACCCCCGCAAGTACGACGAGGTCAACGTAGACGGCACGCTGAACCTCCTCGATGCCTGCCGTGACGAGGGCATCGAACGGTTCGTGATGGCTTCCTCCTCCTCCGTCTACGGGAAGCCACAGTACCTGCCCTACGACGAGCAACACCCCACGACGCCTGTTTCGCCCTACGGCGCGTCAAAGCTCGCCGCCGAGCGGTACGCCTGCGCTTACAGTGAGGTGTACGACCTCTCTACCGTAGCTCTTCGCTATTTCACCGTCTACGGCCCCCGGATGCGCCCGAACATGGCGATATCGAACTTCGTCTCCCGGTGTCACAACGGCGAGCCCCCGGTTATCTACGGTGATGGCACGCAAACGCGAGATTTCACCTACATCGAGGACGTCATCGACGCGAACATGACGTTGCTCCACGAGGACGCCGCCGACGGGAAGGCCGTGAACATCGGGTCGACGGACAACATCGAGATCAAGACGCTCGCGACGGAGATCCGCGACCAGATCGACCCGGACCTCGACCTGATCTACGAGGAACGCCACGACGCCGACGCCGAACACACCCACGCTGCGACCGACCGTGCCGAGGAACTGCTCGGCTACGATCCGGACCACACCATCCGGGAGGGCGTCGCGAAGTTCATCGACTGGTATCGCGACAACCGCGACTGGTACGAGCCGCTCGTTCGACAGTCCTGA
- a CDS encoding cold-shock protein: MANGKVDFFNDTGGYGFISTEDADDDVFFHMEDVGGPDLEEGEEIEFDIEQADKGPRATNVVRN; the protein is encoded by the coding sequence ATGGCAAACGGTAAGGTTGATTTCTTCAACGACACAGGCGGTTACGGTTTCATCTCGACTGAGGACGCGGACGATGACGTTTTCTTCCACATGGAAGACGTTGGCGGCCCTGACCTCGAAGAAGGCGAGGAAATCGAATTCGACATCGAACAGGCCGACAAGGGCCCCCGCGCGACGAACGTCGTCCGCAACTAA
- a CDS encoding winged helix-turn-helix domain-containing protein → MDAVGDDELLALLEDEYARAIIAELTTGPMSVSELCTACEMSDPTAYRRLDRLEAADLVAERQAVDPDGHHYKRYVATVEDVTVTFADGTYDIAVTRSSQDPADRFTDLFEGLS, encoded by the coding sequence ATGGACGCGGTCGGCGACGACGAACTGCTCGCGCTACTCGAAGACGAGTACGCGCGGGCCATCATCGCTGAACTCACCACCGGACCGATGTCTGTCTCTGAACTCTGTACGGCCTGCGAGATGTCTGATCCGACGGCGTACCGCCGCCTCGACCGACTGGAGGCCGCCGACCTTGTCGCCGAACGGCAGGCCGTCGACCCTGATGGCCATCACTACAAGCGCTACGTCGCGACCGTCGAGGACGTGACGGTCACGTTCGCCGACGGGACGTACGACATCGCTGTCACGCGGTCCTCGCAGGACCCGGCAGACCGATTCACTGACCTGTTTGAGGGGCTGTCCTGA